In one window of Nakamurella sp. PAMC28650 DNA:
- a CDS encoding adenylyltransferase/cytidyltransferase family protein, which yields MAVRIGYAPGAYDLFHVGHLNILRQAKSQCDYLVAGVVSDEMCELTKGRRPVISLAERMEIVGNIRFVDEVHAEMTPDKLDSWADIRFTHIFKGDDWRGTPKGAKLESDFAAAGVQVVYFPYTVHTSSTVIRRVLSSLVEPEIRVASSG from the coding sequence GTGGCAGTCCGTATCGGTTACGCCCCTGGTGCGTACGACCTGTTCCACGTCGGACACCTAAACATCCTGCGTCAAGCGAAGTCGCAATGCGACTATCTCGTTGCAGGTGTCGTGTCGGACGAGATGTGCGAACTGACCAAGGGGCGACGGCCCGTGATCTCGCTGGCCGAACGTATGGAGATCGTCGGGAACATTCGATTCGTGGATGAAGTCCACGCGGAGATGACTCCGGACAAGCTCGACTCATGGGCAGACATCCGCTTCACGCACATCTTCAAGGGTGATGACTGGCGTGGCACTCCGAAGGGAGCCAAGCTCGAATCCGACTTTGCCGCTGCCGGGGTCCAGGTCGTCTACTTCCCCTACACGGTCCACACGTCGAGCACCGTGATACGTCGCGTGCTGTCGAGCTTGGTCGAACCTGAGATTCGGGTCGCTAGCAGCGGCTGA
- a CDS encoding low molecular weight phosphatase family protein produces MTKQDAPPSLRVLLVCTANICRSPMAEFLMKQAVLERWGRRTAGQILVRSAGLHAREGVSIHPFARTAVGEPPDREDDRPLGDARTQWFENFRSQRVTAELITDSDLILTATRDHRSEVVGLVPSALRRSFTIRQIASLLVSAEPVDMSGPTAIGTAIIERVQRARAHIPPGGPDDDLVDPIGHPIEVFQSCASIIRRSVDSILEALRPS; encoded by the coding sequence TTGACGAAGCAGGACGCACCACCGAGTTTGCGGGTACTGCTGGTGTGCACGGCAAACATCTGCCGTTCGCCCATGGCCGAGTTCCTGATGAAGCAGGCCGTGCTTGAGCGGTGGGGACGACGGACCGCAGGACAGATCCTCGTCAGGTCGGCCGGTCTCCACGCCCGCGAGGGCGTCTCCATCCATCCCTTTGCAAGGACCGCCGTCGGTGAGCCGCCCGATCGGGAGGATGACCGACCGCTCGGTGATGCGCGCACGCAGTGGTTCGAGAACTTTCGGAGTCAGAGGGTGACCGCCGAATTGATCACTGACTCCGATCTCATACTGACTGCGACCAGGGACCATCGCTCTGAAGTCGTCGGTCTTGTCCCTTCCGCCCTCAGGAGGAGCTTCACCATCCGCCAGATTGCATCTCTTCTGGTCTCAGCCGAGCCCGTGGACATGAGCGGACCGACGGCCATCGGCACGGCCATCATCGAACGCGTGCAACGAGCGCGGGCGCACATACCGCCAGGAGGACCCGATGACGACCTGGTCGACCCGATCGGACACCCGATCGAAGTCTTTCAATCTTGCGCTTCCATCATTCGTCGCAGTGTGGATTCGATTCTCGAAGCCCTGAGGCCCAGCTGA
- a CDS encoding acyltransferase family protein yields MTEIVAPKARNRHSLVAETRPGLLTQIQALRALAVLLVVGYHLWPTRLSGGFIGVDVFFVISGFLMTGHILRNAPGARSLGASLSDFYLRRIVRILPAALVVLVLTAILTLTLVSRVNWELYLREIVASGLYFENWSLASSSTDYLAAGAGASPVQHYWSLSVEEQFYIIWPILLLGTGLMFRARRTKAVATLLLVLIGGSLAYSVLSTAADAKFAYFDIFARLWEFGVGGALAVGIKHIKVSPPARAALSWMGLALIAWSSLVYSGDTSFPGSAASIPVLGAAAVIAGGSTSAWIGPQRLFALQPVQYLGDISYSLYLWHWPLIVLVPAVTGMALTTPAKAIVLLVAIVLAAVSKLLIEDPIRDARSGRGPVAWRAQLQRDRFVYVAGAAFMALVVVLAGSGWLSLRGPVSSARAALAATSANVPSCFGAEVMNGDSSCSAATVPLTEIVPSPLIATDDFPYERCQQRVSRSDVITCTFGSSRADAVSVALVGDSHATQWLPALIPVADANNWQLTTYLMSGCTLTATITSNACGLWNSRLSSLLPVAHLKFILVSGRSPAGNFRSSEVPGVAEGIAKAWSKLLSAGSEVIALRDIPQPDNAGKGDIPPCVYANGASPKCDFAQGPSQKFDLMGAAAALTPDAKLVDVSGSFCTAGMCSAVIGKVLVYLDDNHMTATFARSLSHSLGSALIKVGMPSAG; encoded by the coding sequence ATGACCGAGATCGTCGCGCCAAAGGCTCGGAACCGGCACTCGTTGGTGGCCGAGACGAGACCAGGCCTGTTGACCCAGATCCAGGCTCTTCGAGCCTTGGCGGTGCTTTTGGTCGTCGGATATCACCTGTGGCCGACCCGCCTCAGCGGTGGGTTCATCGGTGTCGACGTGTTCTTCGTCATATCGGGCTTCCTCATGACGGGTCACATCCTGCGAAACGCACCTGGTGCCCGCAGTCTGGGAGCGTCGCTGAGCGACTTCTATCTGCGGCGAATCGTCAGGATCCTCCCTGCTGCACTGGTCGTCCTGGTGCTTACTGCGATTTTGACGCTCACACTGGTGTCGAGAGTGAATTGGGAGCTCTACCTCCGAGAGATAGTGGCCAGCGGCCTGTACTTCGAAAATTGGTCCTTGGCCTCGAGTTCAACCGACTACCTTGCCGCCGGCGCCGGAGCCAGCCCCGTCCAGCACTACTGGTCCTTGTCCGTGGAGGAGCAGTTCTACATCATTTGGCCGATTCTGCTTCTCGGCACGGGTTTGATGTTCAGGGCCAGACGTACGAAGGCCGTCGCGACACTCCTTTTGGTTCTGATCGGGGGCAGCCTGGCCTACTCCGTACTATCCACCGCAGCCGACGCCAAGTTCGCCTACTTCGATATCTTCGCCCGTCTGTGGGAGTTCGGGGTAGGCGGAGCCCTAGCGGTCGGCATCAAACACATCAAGGTCTCGCCCCCCGCTCGTGCTGCCTTGTCCTGGATGGGCCTGGCCCTCATCGCCTGGTCGTCTCTGGTCTACTCGGGTGATACCAGCTTCCCGGGGTCGGCTGCCTCCATACCCGTCCTCGGAGCGGCAGCGGTGATCGCCGGGGGCTCAACATCGGCATGGATCGGGCCGCAGCGGCTCTTTGCCCTTCAGCCGGTGCAGTACCTCGGCGACATCTCGTATTCGCTGTACTTGTGGCATTGGCCGCTGATCGTGCTGGTGCCCGCCGTCACCGGGATGGCCCTGACGACCCCGGCCAAGGCCATCGTCCTTCTAGTCGCAATTGTCTTGGCCGCAGTTTCGAAGTTGTTGATCGAAGACCCGATCCGTGATGCGCGTAGCGGCCGTGGGCCCGTCGCCTGGCGTGCGCAGCTGCAGCGAGATCGATTCGTCTACGTTGCTGGGGCTGCCTTCATGGCGTTGGTCGTGGTCTTAGCCGGATCGGGCTGGCTGTCGTTGCGTGGGCCCGTATCGTCCGCACGCGCCGCCCTCGCGGCGACGAGTGCGAACGTGCCGTCCTGCTTCGGTGCCGAGGTGATGAACGGTGATTCCAGCTGTTCGGCCGCAACCGTCCCTCTAACGGAGATCGTGCCCAGTCCGCTCATCGCGACCGACGACTTCCCCTACGAACGCTGTCAGCAGCGAGTCTCTAGGTCGGATGTCATCACCTGCACTTTCGGCTCCAGTCGGGCCGACGCAGTCAGCGTGGCACTGGTGGGCGACTCCCACGCGACCCAGTGGCTACCTGCGCTCATCCCGGTGGCAGATGCCAACAACTGGCAATTAACCACCTATCTGATGTCGGGCTGCACTCTGACGGCGACCATCACCTCCAACGCATGTGGGCTGTGGAACAGCAGGCTGAGCTCCCTGTTGCCGGTCGCCCATCTCAAATTCATCCTCGTGAGTGGGCGGAGTCCAGCCGGAAACTTCAGGAGTTCCGAGGTCCCGGGGGTTGCCGAAGGCATTGCGAAGGCGTGGTCGAAGTTGTTGTCGGCGGGCAGCGAAGTGATCGCACTTCGCGACATTCCTCAGCCCGACAACGCCGGAAAGGGAGATATCCCGCCATGCGTCTATGCCAACGGCGCATCACCCAAGTGTGACTTCGCCCAGGGACCGTCGCAGAAATTTGATCTGATGGGCGCGGCCGCCGCGCTCACGCCTGATGCCAAGCTGGTCGACGTGAGTGGTTCGTTCTGCACGGCAGGAATGTGCAGCGCAGTCATCGGCAAGGTCTTGGTCTACCTGGACGACAACCACATGACGGCCACATTCGCCCGTTCGCTGTCCCATTCGTTAGGCTCCGCGCTGATCAAGGTAGGCATGCCCTCTGCGGGTTAG
- a CDS encoding polysaccharide biosynthesis tyrosine autokinase: MNLRGYLRAIRKYWMLVLLLTVLGTLAATGLTLSTDPKYASTVTFFVSSQTSSSQTALQADQFAQRRINSYAGVMVSDRMADLIIKKANLSLTPAEVKSEISATTDVNTVLLTATVIDTSPDRSLAIANAISTELNGVVNGLDNPGSTKTTTFLNAITGPTLNTTPVSPKKTLNIGLGFLVGLALGVSAAIVRELMDVTVRTADVMQTLSKRPVLATVALDAATAKSPVLVRTTVRSPRGEAFRQLRTSLKFIHVDQPLKVVVVSSSVASEGKSLTAANLALVFAEAGQRVLLIEADLRQPRAADYLGLERAVGLSNVLAGELGVDDVLQPWGDSGLTLLASGSIPPNPSELLGSNAMADLMVALRARFDMILVDSPPVLPVTDAVVLSAVADGILMVVHYGRTTRAQFTSAITALDAVDAKLIGTVLNMAPVKDIPSGYGGYRYAEEAKIPAAATKKRTQAAVTTPTPDSVRRRRATEDLPTKTESPTRN; this comes from the coding sequence ATGAATCTTCGGGGCTACCTCAGGGCGATCCGGAAGTACTGGATGCTCGTGCTTCTCCTCACAGTCCTGGGGACCCTGGCAGCAACCGGCCTCACGCTGAGCACCGATCCCAAGTACGCGAGCACGGTGACCTTCTTCGTTTCGAGTCAGACCAGCAGCAGCCAGACTGCTCTGCAGGCCGACCAGTTCGCACAGCGTCGCATCAACTCCTACGCCGGGGTAATGGTTAGCGACCGGATGGCCGACCTCATCATCAAGAAAGCAAATCTGAGTTTGACCCCGGCCGAGGTGAAGAGCGAGATCAGTGCCACGACTGATGTCAATACCGTTCTGCTCACCGCAACGGTCATCGACACATCACCTGACCGATCGTTGGCCATCGCGAATGCGATCTCCACTGAACTCAATGGCGTCGTGAACGGGTTGGACAATCCCGGGTCGACCAAGACCACAACTTTCCTGAACGCGATCACCGGTCCGACGCTGAACACGACCCCGGTGTCACCGAAGAAGACGCTCAACATCGGCCTCGGATTTCTGGTCGGGTTGGCCCTGGGGGTCTCCGCCGCCATCGTCCGAGAGCTGATGGATGTCACCGTACGTACCGCTGACGTGATGCAGACCCTGTCCAAGCGGCCTGTCCTGGCCACAGTCGCGCTCGATGCGGCGACGGCCAAATCACCAGTGTTGGTTCGCACGACCGTCAGATCCCCTCGAGGCGAGGCTTTCCGCCAACTCCGCACAAGTCTCAAGTTCATCCACGTCGACCAGCCACTGAAGGTCGTCGTGGTGTCCTCCTCTGTCGCGTCCGAGGGTAAATCGCTGACCGCGGCCAACCTGGCTCTGGTTTTCGCAGAAGCGGGACAACGGGTGCTGCTGATCGAGGCAGACCTTCGCCAGCCTCGCGCGGCGGACTACCTCGGTCTCGAACGTGCCGTGGGACTGAGCAACGTGCTGGCCGGGGAACTCGGGGTCGACGACGTCCTGCAACCCTGGGGAGACAGCGGACTCACCCTGCTGGCCAGCGGTTCCATCCCGCCGAACCCCTCCGAGCTGCTTGGTAGCAATGCGATGGCAGACCTGATGGTCGCCTTGCGAGCTCGGTTCGACATGATTCTCGTCGATTCGCCCCCGGTCCTGCCCGTGACGGACGCGGTCGTCCTGTCCGCTGTGGCGGACGGCATCCTGATGGTGGTCCACTACGGGAGAACCACCCGCGCGCAGTTCACCTCGGCAATCACCGCCTTGGATGCGGTCGATGCCAAGCTGATTGGAACGGTGCTCAACATGGCGCCGGTCAAGGACATTCCCAGCGGGTATGGAGGCTACCGGTACGCCGAGGAAGCGAAGATCCCGGCCGCGGCGACGAAGAAGAGGACGCAAGCGGCCGTCACGACGCCCACTCCCGACTCAGTGCGACGACGACGCGCCACGGAAGACCTACCGACCAAGACAGAGTCGCCTACCCGAAACTGA
- a CDS encoding bifunctional 2-polyprenyl-6-hydroxyphenol methylase/3-demethylubiquinol 3-O-methyltransferase UbiG: MAIKEAVRSAYLSRSSRGRSPGGIKLPPSQFRMGGKHFQTDAGFVSEARKDVARLLENGYSPSEPLLDWGCGAGRLAVGALETLSNFVGYDGVDVQADLIRWAQRHIARPGVTFKWVDVSNARYNPRGTAQRVIPGGDGHYGTFYAYSVFSRMVTADVQGYLSEILRLLRPTGFAFVTAFVESDVAKETENPQGYGPLVWRGPLHCVRSDLGYFTEMVERAGLRITGHQHGTETDGQSAMILRPA, encoded by the coding sequence ATGGCAATCAAGGAAGCGGTCCGTAGCGCTTATCTGAGCCGATCGTCGCGGGGTAGGTCACCCGGCGGCATCAAGTTGCCCCCGTCGCAGTTCCGCATGGGGGGAAAGCACTTCCAGACCGATGCCGGCTTCGTGTCCGAAGCGCGCAAGGATGTTGCTCGACTCTTGGAGAACGGATACTCACCCTCGGAACCGCTGTTGGACTGGGGATGTGGCGCTGGTCGATTGGCGGTTGGCGCGTTGGAGACCTTGTCGAACTTCGTTGGGTACGACGGCGTGGACGTCCAGGCAGATCTCATCAGATGGGCCCAGAGACACATCGCCCGACCGGGGGTGACATTCAAGTGGGTGGACGTGTCCAACGCCCGCTATAACCCCCGAGGCACGGCCCAGAGGGTCATACCGGGCGGCGATGGCCACTACGGCACCTTCTACGCTTATTCTGTCTTCAGCCGTATGGTCACGGCCGACGTCCAGGGTTACTTGAGCGAAATCCTACGACTGCTCAGGCCCACCGGTTTTGCCTTCGTCACCGCGTTTGTCGAATCCGACGTAGCCAAGGAGACGGAGAATCCGCAGGGTTACGGTCCGCTCGTGTGGCGGGGACCGCTCCATTGTGTTCGGTCTGATCTAGGTTATTTCACCGAAATGGTCGAACGAGCAGGCCTACGTATTACGGGCCATCAACATGGAACCGAGACCGATGGACAGTCGGCGATGATCCTTCGACCTGCATGA
- a CDS encoding acyltransferase family protein, translated as MRPFPADRPSSSRGFRPDIEGLRAVAVIFVILEHLFGWPKGGFVGVDIFFVISGFLITGLLLKEQARTGRVSFLDFYRRRIRRIIPASTLVLGITVVGSYFVFQQSRFHSIGGDSLWSLVFLANWHFASIGTDYFTQAGPTSPLQHYWSLAVEEQFYLVWPLLIAVVLAAGWFIGKRSRTTRIVILGVVLVLIIAGSFTWALYQTRTNTTVAYFSTLTRAWELGFGALLAVMTPQFARMPGWLRPALSWVGLAGIVVSVAVLSTADFFPAPGAALPVAAAGLVIVAGVDRPVRFIWPITNVVARYLGRISYSLYLWHFPVIILFAALIPGRTTRYFVVVLAVLLVVSVLAFHLIEDPIRSSSWLMPSAARDAVPSGRRAPVARGMLGALLIVTACGVVLTTIYYAKPLSKAQAADIAAAAEPTSAGTGPVDAREPKAGQVLTAQIAAALTATSWPTLNPSLDSVLSSDSTARDINACSGPKPPGLDKCTWGNAGAKKTVVVMGDSVSVAYLTALRDIVTTKGSPWRLISYSMFGCTFVDIPIHNSDSALQNACPARKASAIQGVATLKPDLVIITNTYEPRTNADTSAIVTLAQWRDGMTSFAAKMTPSAKKVMLLAPPPSDVNIATCYTKASSPKDCVSTLTDQWSRLAAVEKDVAANINGVFVDSSSWFCSRQGQCPSFVGGIPVKRDLVHMTSAYADKIAPVMLADLQSDGYFLS; from the coding sequence ATGCGCCCGTTCCCAGCCGACAGGCCGTCTTCATCGCGCGGCTTCCGTCCGGATATCGAGGGTCTTCGGGCCGTTGCTGTCATTTTCGTCATTCTGGAGCACCTGTTCGGATGGCCGAAAGGCGGCTTCGTCGGCGTCGATATATTCTTCGTCATCTCCGGGTTCCTCATCACCGGCCTACTTCTCAAGGAACAAGCCAGAACTGGTCGAGTGTCTTTCCTCGACTTCTACCGCCGCCGAATTCGGCGGATCATCCCTGCATCGACATTGGTGCTGGGCATCACCGTCGTCGGATCCTATTTCGTCTTCCAGCAGAGCCGGTTCCACTCCATCGGTGGCGACAGTCTGTGGTCGCTCGTGTTCCTGGCGAACTGGCACTTCGCCAGCATCGGGACCGACTACTTCACGCAGGCGGGACCGACTTCGCCGCTCCAGCACTACTGGTCGCTTGCGGTCGAAGAACAGTTCTACCTCGTCTGGCCCCTCCTGATCGCGGTGGTCCTGGCAGCCGGCTGGTTCATCGGAAAGCGGTCCAGAACCACCAGGATCGTGATCCTCGGTGTCGTGCTCGTATTGATCATCGCAGGCTCATTCACCTGGGCCCTCTACCAGACCAGAACGAACACAACGGTCGCCTACTTCTCGACGCTGACCAGGGCCTGGGAGCTCGGATTCGGGGCCCTGTTGGCCGTGATGACGCCACAGTTTGCCCGTATGCCGGGTTGGTTGCGGCCGGCGCTGTCATGGGTGGGCTTGGCTGGAATCGTAGTATCCGTTGCCGTACTCAGTACCGCGGACTTCTTCCCGGCTCCAGGGGCGGCACTTCCTGTCGCGGCGGCCGGCCTCGTGATCGTCGCCGGCGTTGATCGGCCGGTTCGGTTCATCTGGCCGATCACCAACGTCGTCGCGCGCTACCTAGGCCGCATCTCCTACTCATTGTACCTGTGGCATTTTCCGGTCATCATCCTTTTCGCCGCGCTGATCCCGGGGCGAACGACCAGATACTTCGTCGTCGTGCTGGCTGTTCTGCTGGTGGTCTCGGTGCTGGCCTTCCACTTGATCGAGGATCCGATCAGGTCGTCGTCCTGGCTGATGCCTTCCGCTGCGAGGGACGCAGTCCCGTCCGGCCGGCGTGCGCCGGTTGCCAGAGGCATGCTCGGCGCGTTGTTGATCGTGACCGCCTGCGGGGTCGTGCTGACGACGATTTATTATGCCAAACCGTTGTCGAAGGCGCAGGCCGCAGATATCGCTGCCGCGGCCGAACCGACATCGGCCGGCACCGGACCGGTGGATGCCAGGGAGCCGAAGGCGGGCCAGGTACTCACTGCGCAGATCGCGGCCGCCCTGACGGCTACGTCCTGGCCCACCCTGAATCCGTCCCTGGATTCCGTCCTGTCGTCGGACAGCACTGCTCGCGACATCAACGCCTGCAGTGGTCCGAAGCCTCCCGGTCTGGATAAGTGCACCTGGGGGAATGCTGGGGCCAAGAAGACGGTGGTGGTGATGGGCGACTCCGTCTCGGTCGCCTACCTGACTGCGCTCCGAGACATCGTCACCACTAAAGGGAGTCCATGGCGATTGATCAGCTACTCCATGTTCGGGTGCACTTTCGTCGACATACCGATCCACAACTCCGACAGTGCGCTCCAGAACGCATGTCCTGCTCGGAAAGCGTCAGCAATTCAGGGGGTGGCTACGCTGAAGCCCGACCTCGTCATCATTACCAACACGTATGAGCCCAGAACGAACGCGGACACGTCTGCCATTGTGACGCTTGCTCAGTGGCGGGACGGCATGACGAGTTTCGCGGCCAAGATGACACCGAGTGCCAAGAAGGTGATGCTGCTGGCCCCGCCGCCGTCCGACGTCAACATCGCCACGTGCTACACCAAGGCGAGCAGTCCCAAGGACTGTGTCAGCACATTGACGGACCAGTGGTCCAGGCTTGCTGCGGTCGAGAAGGACGTGGCCGCGAACATCAATGGTGTGTTCGTCGATTCGAGTTCGTGGTTCTGCTCGCGACAGGGTCAGTGTCCCAGCTTCGTGGGAGGTATCCCGGTGAAGCGAGATCTGGTGCATATGACCTCGGCGTACGCGGACAAGATCGCACCGGTGATGCTCGCTGACCTCCAAAGTGACGGCTACTTCTTGAGTTGA